From the genome of Leptodactylus fuscus isolate aLepFus1 chromosome 1, aLepFus1.hap2, whole genome shotgun sequence, one region includes:
- the UTP15 gene encoding U3 small nucleolar RNA-associated protein 15 homolog yields MSAYKPVAIPSYPKLGEKITQDTLYWRRYKTPVQIKEFGAVTNIDFSPEQPYNYAVTASTRIHIYGKYSQEPIKTFSRFKDTAYCGTYRGDGKLLAAGCEDSVVQLFDISGKAALRQFIGHTKAVHFVDFTADKFRIVSGSDDYASKIWDIPNGIEISTYKEHTDYVRCGCASKLNDDLFVTGSYDHTVKLFDARTEKSVMTMEHEQPVESVLLFPSGGLLVSAGGRFVKVWDLLKGGQLLVSLRNHHKTVTSLCLSSSGQRLLSGSLDRHVKIYSTTNYKVVHSFDYAASILSLALAPDDEMIVVGMTNSVLNVKHRKPEDKKPSQPKEKKHPRYRMFVKGRNYRPQSDDFIVSKPVKKHLRKYDSLLRGFQVSAALDAVLESTIVNSTPEVTVAVMNDIERRGTLKNALAGRDEKQLSTILLFLMKHIVDPRFAPILLNVAEKVTDIYSTVINQSPVVDKLFLKLQDVLEKEVNYQEELLEVLGMMDTLFATMARKKTTISKETKPTSIPEDKDSMAVQSSS; encoded by the exons ATGTCGGCATACAAGCCTGTGGCCATCCCATCCTACCCTAAGCTTGGGGAGAAAATCACACAGGATACTCTGTATTGGAGGAGGTACAAG ACTCCTGTTCAGATTAAGGAATTTGGTGCTGTAACAAATATCGATTTTTCACCTGAACAGCCATATAATTACGCAGTCACAGCATCTACCCGG ATCCACATCTATGGCAAATATTCTCAGGAGCCTATAAAAACCTTTTCCCGCTTTAAAGATACAGCCTATTGTGGAACATACAGAGGAGATGGGAAGTTGCTTGCCGCTGGCTGTGAAGATAGTGTAGTGCAGCTCTTTGATATCAGCGGAAAGGCTGCTCTGAGACAATTCATCGGCCATACTAA AGCGGTGCATTTTGTGGATTTCACAGCAGATAAGTTTCGGATTGTGTCAGGCTCAGACGACTATGCATCCAAAATCTGGGACATTCCAAATGGCATAGAAATCTCTACCTACAAAGAGCATACAGACTACGTGCGCTGTGGCTGTGCGAGCAAGCTCAATGACGATCTGTTTGTTACAG GCTCTTATGATCATACTGTGAAGCTTTTTGATGCCCGAACAGAAAAAAGTGTGATGACCATGGAACATGAGCAGCCAGTAGAGAGTGTCCTGCTCTTCCCATCAGGGGGTCTTCTTGTCTCTGCAG GTGGTAGATTTGTAAAGGTGTGGGACCTGCTGAAGGGAGGGCAGTTATTGGTGTCATTAAGGAATCATCATAAAACAGTGACTAGTCTGTGCCTCAGTAGCTCCGGCCAGAGGTTGCTGTCTGGATCATTAGACAG GCACGTGAAGATCTACAGCACCACCAACTACAAAGTTGTCCATAGTTTTGATTATGCGGCCTCAATCCTAAGCCTTGCGTTGGCT CCTGATGATGAGATGATTGTGGTGGGAATGACCAATAGTGTCTTGAATGTAAAACATCGGAAGCCCGAGGATAAGAAACCAAGTCAACCAAAAGAAAAGAAACATCCGAGATACCGAATGTTTGTGAAAGGGAGGAACTACAGGCCACAATCG GATGACTTTATTGTCAGTAAACCAGTAAAAAAACACTTGAGGAAATATGACTCCTTGCTCAGAGGTTTCCAGGTGTCTGCAGCTCTTGATGCTGTCCTAGAG AGTACAATTGTAAATTCAACTCCAGAAGTGACTGTGGCGGTGATGAATGATATTGAACGAAGAGGAACTCTAAAAAATGCCCTAGCAGGGAGGGATGAGAAACAACTCTCCACAATACTCCTCTTCCTCATGAA GCACATTGTAGATCCTCGATTTGCTCCGATATTGTTAAATGTGGCAGAAAAAGTCACTG acatATATTCTACTGTCATAAACCAGTCACCTGTAGTGGATAAATTATTTCTGAAACTTCAAGATGTACTGGAAAAAGAAGTCAATTACCAGGAAGAACTCCTTGAGGTTTTGGGGATGATGGACACACTTTTTGCTACTATGGCCAGGAAAAAAACAACGATCTCCAAAGAAACCAAACCAACAAGTATTCCTGAGGACAAGGACTCGATGGCTGTGCAATCCTCATCATGA
- the ANKRA2 gene encoding ankyrin repeat family A protein 2, with translation MSSLNNLEGSTELSGEECVSFCLSSMPDIKVEHVMESNPEEGSAQNVAMGMKFILPNRFDMNVCSRFVKSLNEEDSKNIQDQVNSDLEVASVLFKAECNIHTSPSPGIQVRHVYTPSTTKHFSPIKQSTTLTNKHRGNEVSTTPLLVNSLSVHQLAAQGEMVYLASRLEQENVINLTDEEGFTPLMWAAAHGQIAVVEFLLQNGADPQVLGKGRESALSLACSKGYTDIVKMLVECGVDVNEYDWNGGTPLLYAVHGNHVKCVKILLENGADPTIETDSGYNSMDLSVALGHRSVQQVIENHLLQLLQSIKE, from the exons ATGTCCTCCCTGAACAATCTGGAGGGCTCTACCGAGCTGTCTGGAGAAGAGTGCGTGAGCTTCTGTCTGTCCAGCATGCCTGACATCAAGGTGGAACATGTCATGGAGTCCAACCCTGAAGAAGGAAGCGCTCAAAATGTAGCAATGGGGATGAAATTCATTTTACCAAATAGATTTGATATGAACGTCTGTTCTCGCTTTGTCAAGTCATTGAATGAAGAAGACAGTAAAAATATCCAAGATCAAGTGAACTCTGATCTGGAAGTAGCCTCCGTCCTGTTTAAAG CTGAATGCAACATACACACCTCCCCATCCCCCGGCATACAGGTCAGACATGTGTACACCCCATCCACAACCAAACATTTCTCTCCTATCAAGCAATCCACCACTCTCACCAACAAACACAGAGGCAATGAGGTGTCCACTACGCCCCTGCTGGTCAATT CACTGTCTGTACACCAGCTTGCTGCTCAAGGGGAGATGGTGTATCTGGCAAGTCGTCTTGAACAAG AAAACGTCATTAACCTCACAGATGAGGAAGGTTTCACACCACTTATGTGGGCGGCAGCTCATGGACAGATCGCCGTAGTGGAATTTCTACTTCAGAat GGCGCGGATCCTCAAGTCCTCGGTAAAGGTCGTGAAAGTGCTCTGTCACTGGCATGTAGTAAAGGATACACAGATATTGTAAAAATGCTGGTGGAGTGTGGAGTGGATGTCAATGAGTATGACTGG AATGGCGGGACACCCTTGTTATACGCTGTCCATGGCAATCATGTGAAATGTGTGAAAATTCTTCTAG AGAACGGGGCTGATCCGACCATTGAGACAGACTCTGGCTATAACTCCATGGACCTGTCTGTAGCTCTGGGCCACAGGAGTG TTCAGCAAGTCATCGAGAATCATCTTTTACAACTTCTTCAAAGTATCAAAGAATAA